From the Planktothricoides raciborskii GIHE-MW2 genome, the window CAAACCGGAAGATGTGCTGCAAAAAGTGGCCAGTTTACCCCTCGATCCTGCCCAACAAACCAGCCTGGAAAACTTGAAATCCTTGGTGGATTTGCTCAAAGAATCTTCTAGCTGTAACCAAACCAGCGCCCCAGGAACGGATGCGTTAATTCTGGATTTAAGCTTAATTCGACCCTTTGACTATTACACGGGGATTATTTTTGAAGTGGTCAACAATACCCCCAGTGGACAACAAATCTTAGGGCAAGGGGGTCGCTACGACCAACTCTTAAGCCTCTATCACCCAGAAGGGACAATGATTCCGGGGATTGGATTTTGTTTCAATATTGAAGGACTGCACCGAGTCTTGCGGTCTACAGGTCAACTACCGCAACAAACACCCCCGACGCAATATCTGGTGGCGCCCAAAGTGCCTCAAGCCCAAGCAGCGGCTTTTACCTTCGCCCAAACCTTGCGGCAAAGCGGCGAAAACGGTCAAGTTGTCCGGGTGGAGATGAACCTGGAAGCTGGACAAACCGAGGAAACCGTGCGTGACTATGCCCGGAGTCGCCAGATCCGTCAAATTGCCTGGGTCAGTCCTGACTCCACCGCAGAACTGGAAACGGTATAACACAAAATCCGGTTTAATTTGTAGCTAAAACTGTAGCTAAAACTGTAGGTTGGGTTGAGGAACAAAACCCAACCTAAGAATACTTGCTACTACTCATTATTAGAAAGTTTCACGAGAGGAAACACAATGCCACATACGATTGTTACTAATACTTGCGAAGGAATTGCCGATTGTGTTGATGCTTGTCCCGTTGCCTGTATTCACGAAGGACCGGGAAAAAATAGCAAAGGAACTGACTGGTATTGGATTGATTTTGCCACTTGTATTGACTGTGGCATTTGTTTACAAGTCTGCCCCGTAGACGGCGCAATTATAGCGGAAGAACGCCCCGAATCACAGAAGACTCCAGGGTAAAGCTGCCGCAGAGGGGCAGGGGAGCAGAGGAGCCCGCCGTCGGCAGAGGGGCAGGGGGGATATGTAGAGACGCGATATATCGCGTCTCTATGTTTTTTGGCAAGATTTAAAGATTTTTTTTAGCATTTTTCAGATAAATCGAAAGATATAAGGGCGCAATATTTCGGGTAATTACAGCGGTTTTTAGATTGGTTTTTATACCATTTACAGTTCCTAGTCGGTTTTAACCGACTTGCGCTATGAGGCGGGGATTAAAATCCCCGCCTCATAGCGGGGTTACACAGAGACTTGTTGAGAATGGTGTAATATTTCAGTGAGAATTGGTGTAAATATTATCTTTTGCTCCGACTTCTCCGCACTACAGAACTACGAGGACGAGTGATTTTCGCGGGACGGGAGGATTGTTGGTTTCCGTTTTGGTTTCGGTTTTGGTTTCGGTGTGATAATTAATAGTAATATTGGGGCGGATTCGCAGTGTTTTCCGCCGATGGAAATTATCATCGTCATCATCGTCTCGGTTAATCGCAGCTTTCAGGGAATCAGAAGCCGTGGTGAGACTGTTCAGATCGGAAAGGGTTTCTAGTTTCTCTGCTTGAGTCGCCAACGCTTCAGCCTCTTCGATCCCCTTTCGTTGCGGCAACTCTACCCCGACCGCTATTCCACCTGTACCGAATGCGATCGCCACCAGACCAGCCCAAACCCCTCGATGAACCATAATCTTTTGCCAAAATAACTAATTATTAAGAAATAATAACATTTAATCCGGTAAATTCAGGGGCAGGCACGGGGGAGTAAATTCAGGGGCAGGCACGGGGACACTGCCCCTACTACTGTCTTAATTCTCAGAAACCCCAGAACCCAGTAACGGCAAAATATTGCCAGGGTTGTGGATTGAAATTACTCCCGCATTGAGGATTGCTTCGCGCATGGTTGCCACTATCCGCTAACCCAATTTTTTTGTTTTGTGAGCTTGTTTGGCAGTCAATGGCAAGGATGCCTTGGCGATCGCGCAACTGGGAAGGGGATGACCCTTGTGGGAAACTTATCGCTGGGGTGATAGAACTTCCTCCAACCACGGGCGAAAACTATCAATAATCAAGAAAAATCAAGAAAATCAAATCAAGAAAATCAAGAATTGCCCCCAATTACCAGGGACATTACCAGGGATTGCCAACCATGATAAAAGCAGACCAAAAATAGGGATGGGATAAATGTTCTGGGCGCAAATTCTTTAACTCTGGTGGCAGGACAATGCGAGAATTTGTCCCACGCAGTTCTCCGTTTTCAATATAAACTTTTCCCTGCAACATGGCGATTTGCGCTGCTCGCAATGCTTCGGCTTTAATTGGGGCTGTTTGTAAAGACTGATAAAACTCAGTCATCAAAGCTAAAGTGCCAATATCGCTGACATACCAAAGACTGGCTAACGCTGATTTTACCCCACTATTCACCGCTAAACCCGCAAAGCCTAATTCCACATCCTCATCCCCGATCGCCGTCTGGCAAGCACTCAGGACTAATAACTCTACCGGAGGCTGATTTAACTGGAGTTCTGCCATTTGATCTAAGGTCAATTTATCCTGCCAAAATTTAATATAAGAATTACTCGGATCTCCCGGTAAAAATTCCGCATGAGTAGCCAAGTGAATAATGGGAAATTGGTTGCTTTGATGCTGCGATCGCAAATTCGCGATCGTGAACTCTTCGTTTAAAAAATACTCCCCAAACCATAAATTTTGGGAAATCTGCTGTAACTCTAATGGCACCGCTGGCAACGGGGATAAATCTGCAAATTCTGAAGCCCCCATTGCCATCACTGGGGAATCTTTAATATCTTCATAAACGGTTTCCGTTAAATTAAACGCCGGAATCAATCCCAGACTATATTTTTCCACTAAAAACTGCTGCCCATCATGCAAAACCGCCCAAGGAAGAGTCCGCAAACCTGCCCCCACACAAAATACCAAAGTATTAATCCCTTGTGCTTGTAATTCTAACTCCACAGGAGCAATTATCCATTGATAAAGTTGTTGGGCTGATGCTAAATAAGTCCGGCTATTTCTTCTAATCGGATTAGTAATTTCTGACCGTAGCTGATTAGCTGTATTAACCAGCAATTCTTTTTGCGCTTCTGGGATACTTTGCCGAATCACTTGAAGATTCGGCAATACTAACAAAATCTCCAGTTGATTGGCGGTTGGCAACAAATAAATTAGGGCGGGAATTTGGCCAGTTTGCTCTCCCCGCACCGCCAGAGTATCCGCTATTTCATCAGCGTTCAGAGAAATCTCTGGTAATTCCTTTTGAAAATAATTGACATATTCATTCAACCACTGTTGCTCAATTGTTTGAACCGCATGAATAAAATCTCTTTCATCTAGGAGTTCTTCCATCGTGTGGGAATCATGGCCAGCGGCAATTTTTATGGGTTTTGTTTCTTCAAGCTTACCTGGAATATCGGCAAATACTACTGATTCTGTGTGGCCTAAACTGCCTGGAGCGATCGCGAAAAAAATGCCACTAACAAGGGCTAAATTTGCGATCGCAAATTTCCAGTTAGATACTTCTAACCAAGCTGGTGATAAAAATTGTGATAATAATCGATTATTTAGCATATTTTCTGTGTTTTTTGACTTAATAGCAAAAAATGAAAAGGGATGTTAGCCCTGGGGGTAAAATCAACCCTTTCACGGATTAAAAATCACCGTTTATTTTTGTTTAAAAGGGATTTTAATCCCTTTCTTGATCTTTTTTTGAATAACAAGTTAAATCTCCTTTATGTTTATCCACAATAATCTGCCGATTAATTTTTAATCCCAACCCGGTGCCTTTGCCTTTCGGTTTAGTGCTAAAGCCCGGTTCATAATGGCTTTAGACTTGTTCGCTCATGCCCAAGCCATTATCATAAATAAGAATCAGAGCAAATTTGTTGAGGTTAGACTTAGGGGCGATCGGGGCTAAATAACCGTGACCCAAGGCACCCGTTTCGGCTATCTGGGGTAAATTTTCCTCAAATAAGATTTCAGTTTACACTCTAATGATACTATCGTATAAAGTAGTTTTATCTGGGTTTTTGCGGTATTTTTGCTCTAGGGCATCAATGGAATTATGTAAGAGGTTAATAAATACTTGATTCACTTGTCCAGCATAGCATTCAATGGGGGGAAAATCTCCATATTCTTTAATAGCTTTAATCCCCGGTCGTCCAGCTTTGGCTTGCAAGCGATTTTGCAACAGCAGTAAGGTGCTATCGATTCCTTCTTGAATATCAAAGGCTTTTTTCTGAGACTGATCTACTTGGGAAAATGTTCTCAGGGAAAGCACAACTTGACGAATTCGGTCAGCCCCTAATTGCATAAACGATAAAATATTGGCAAAGTCTTGAGTAATAAAATAAAAGTCAATTTATTCTAACATTTCTTGAAGATCGGGATCCGAGAGACTCGTCTTTTTTTGGTAAATTTTAACCAATTCTATGATATCCTCGAAATATTGGCGAGCATAGCCGATATTACCATAAATAAAGCTGATAGAGTTATTCATTTCATGGGCTAGTCCAGCGACGACTTGCTCTAAAGAAAACATTTTTTCCGTATAAATTAATTGAGTTTGGGTTCGGTGCAGTTCTTCTAGGGTTTTTTCTAGTTCGATCGCTTGCTGCCTAGTTTGTTCTTCCGAGTGACGCAGTTCAGCTTCCATAAGTTTGCGATCGCTAATATCCAAACCCACAAACACGGCTTTTTGTCCTTGATGATATTTTTGCCCCACAATCAAATAATTGCGATAACCTTGAGCAAAAGAAATATTCACCTCTGTAGAGATAGTTGATTCAGATGTGGGATGTGGCAAAGAATTTTTGCACTAAGTCATAAAACTTAGTGCTATTTTCCATAAAGCCAATTTCTTGTCCGATAAAACTGTGTGATGGGAAATTAAAAGCGTTGGCTAAGTGCTGATTCACCCCAAGATAACGCAAATCCGCATTCACCCAAGAAACTAATCCAGGGACAGCATCTAACACGGCGTGAAGTTGCTCATTGGTCTCTTGTAAAGCTTGCGCCGCTTGTTTGCGATCGCTGATATCCCGGACAAATGCACAATAATATTTATCCCTTTGAAATGCCAGGTAATTGACTATAACTTCGACAAAGATAGTCGTACCCTGATTAGTATGATAGGTGGATTCAAAAGTTAACCGATGAGATTGCTTAAACGCTTGCCAATGTTGGGACTAAATCTGCGGGGAAAATCCCGGATCGATCTCGTAAATTGTTAAATCCAGCAGTTCTTCTTTGCGATAAACCAGCAAAAGACTAGCGGCTTCATTGGCATAACTTAACTGACCATTGGATTTAATCCAAAATATCGCATGAGCGGCTTAGTCCGTGGCAAATTGATGCAGAAATTCCGAATTTATAATTTATTTTGATTAGCGAGGATATGCTCTAGGCATTTATGTAAATTAATATTTTAAATATGATTAAATTTGTAAAAAATTTTGAAAAATATTTTTTATCAATTTTGATTGAATAACAAAAACTCAATTTATCTAAGGTGATCTGGCGGAAATAAAGAGATAAAGACGGAATATAAATTTAAAGTATTTATCAAATCAGCCAAGATATTTGAATATTAAAAAACAGCCACAAAGTCATCGAGTACAATTAATTAAATTTAATTGAAAAATAAAACCATAAGGCTAAATAATTATTATCATCAAAAAAAAAAATTTTTTTTTTGATTGACTAATTGGTAGTATAAAATATAATTAAGCTCAACCCCTTACTTCCCAGACAATGATCGTATTAGAGGCATTCACGTTTGCAACAGTGATGTGCGGTTTTTTCGGGATCATCCTGAAAAAGAACCTGATGATGAAGATCGTCTCAATGGATGTGATGAGTACCGGAGTGATTGGTTATTATGTGCTGATGGCATCGCGAGACGGCTTGGTGACACCCATTATTGGTAATGCCAAAAATAATGGGACTTACGCCGATCCAGTGCTGCAAGCGGTGATATTAACTGGGATTGTGATCGGCTTTTCGATTCAAGCGTTAATGCTGGTCGGCGTGATGAAGCTGGCTAAAAATAACCCCACCTTGGAAAGCAACGAAATCGAGAGAAATAATACCCCATGACTACCATCGCGCTGGCATCGTTCGCCCTTCCGTTGTTTATGGGGTTTAGCATTTATTTGCTCCCCAAATTTGACCGATACCTCGCCCTAGGAGTCGCGATTTTTTCTAGCGCCTACGGGTTTTACTTACTTTTGACCAAGTTGTCATTGGCTCCGCAATTACTGGATAATTTCGGGGTCACATTATTAGTTGATGAATTAAGCGGCTATTTTATTTTGACCAATGGGCTGGTGACAGCGGCAGTGGTTTGCTACTGTTGGCAGCAGAATAAAAGCGCTTTTTTTTATAGCCAAGCGATTGTTTTGCATGGCAGCGTCAATGCCACATTTATCTGTAACGATTTCATTAGTTTATATGTGGCTTTAGAGGTAATCGGTATTGCCTCTTGTCTTTTGGTTGCCTATGCTCGCACCGATCGCTCCATTTGGGTAGCTTTGCGCTATCTGTTTATCGGCAACACCGCGATGCTGTTTTATCTGGTGGGAGTAGCCCTGGTCTATCAAGCCCATCATTCTTTTGCCTTTACCGGGTTACGTGGGTCGCCCCCAGAAGCGATCGCCCTGATCTTAATGGCAATCCTGGCAAAAGCGGGAGTATTTATCCTGGGACTATGGCTGCCTTTAACCCACTCCGAAGCGGAAAGCCCCGTTTCTGCCTTACTGTCCGCCGTAGTCGTCAAAGCCGGGGTCTATCCCCTAGTGCGTTTTGCCCTGATGATGCCAGAAATCGATCCGCTCATTAGAATATTTGGGGTGGGCAGCGCAATTTTAGGCGTCATCTACGCCCTATTTGAGAAAGATACCAAGCGGACTCTGGCATTTAGCACCATTTCCCAACTAGGTTTTATCCTGGCGGCGCCCTTTGCCAGTGGTTTTTATGTGCTGAGTCACGGTCTGGTCAAATCCAGCTTGTTCTTGATCGCCGGTAAATTACCCAGCCGCAAATTCTCAGAACTCCAAAATCAAGGGATTTCACCAGCACTCTGGGTGCCCCTGGCGATCGCCGGTCTTTCCATCTCCGGTTTTCCCCTGTTAGCCGGCTTTGGGGCGAAAGTGGTAGCCATGAAAAATCTGTTGCCTTGGCAGGAGATCCCCATGAATGTGGCCGCCGTAGGCACGGCGATCTACTTTGCTAAGTTCATATTTCTGCCCCACCAAAGACAACTGGTGACAGATACAGGCCCGATCGCTCCCCAACTTTTGCACAAAGCCGAGGATCCGAAAGCCGGGAATCTCAAATCAAAGCAAGAATCGGAAATCCCCCTAGGATTCTGGTTCGCCATGCTCATTCTGATTGGCGGACTAATTTTAGGCAATGGTTTTGAATACAAAGCTTACACCTTGGCCAATATGGGCAAATCCTTAGTCACGGTCGGCATTGGCTGGGCGGCCTATTTAATCCTATTTAAACGAGTCGCGCTCAAACTGCCTCGGACTCTGGAGCAATTAGAGCATTTAGCCGGAGTAATGAGTCTGATGTTAATCGCTCTGTTTTGGATGGTTTTGGGAGTGGTAATGCCATGATTGGATATCTCGATATCATCTTGCGACTGACTATTTGGTTTTTGCTCACCGCCGATCTCAGTTCCGCCAATATCATTATTGGTGTCGCGCTCGCCCTGCTGTTACCACGCACGCACTTACACCCAGCCCCCTTGGGAGATTGGCTGCGGGCTCTTGGGGAGACATTGCGAGCCATTCCCCAGGCTTATATGGAGGCATTTGAAATGATCCTCCGCCCCCATAAGTACGAAGATATGACAATGGAACAAGTCAAACCAAACCGAACTCCCGGTCTGATCTTCCTAGATATCTTTTTAATTACCTTTACCCCGAAAACTATTGTTTTGAAATATCACCAAAATGGCTGGTATGAAGTGCATTGGGTGCGACGGAGGCCAAAATGATCGACCTGCTACTTTTGCTAATGATTTTAGCTCTGCTCATCCCGATCTATGAAGCTTGTCAAGATCATAATATCTGGCAAAAAATGCTGGCATTTGCCAGTAGTGCCACCAAGACTTCCATTATCATCTTAGTCATATCGGTGTTGCAGAATGATTGGATGATTGGTGTGGCCGGGGTGATCATTCTGAGTGTGGGTAATGCCGGGTTGATGCTGCTGGCTCAACTGCTCAAACGCATGAATGATGTTTTAATTGATTCAAGATTAAATCGATAAGCGATAAAAAGTTGAACCATGCTTGACCTGATTAGTTATGGCTTGATTGGTTTGGGAGTCTTCTTTTGGTTTTGGGGGACTTTTCCCCTAATCGGCGATCGCTCCGTATTGTTCAAACTCCATAGTCTTTCCATCGCCGATACCCTCGGATCTATGGCTATTGTGGTCGGACTACTACTGAAAATCCCCAGCGAATGGCCTTTACTACTCCTAGCCCTAATTTCTTTGGCAATTTGGAATACGGTACTGGGATATGTTTTGGCCTACTGTTCCTCCGATAACCATCCAGCACCTACTACAGGAGAAGATGATCGAGGGTAAAAATATAGCGGGTCAAAATACAAAGGGTCAAAATACAAAGGGTCAAAATACAAAGGGTCAAAATACAAAGGGTCAAAATACAAAGGGTGACGATTATGGAGCATGAAACTTATATCTATCTAATTACTGCTTTGATGCCTTTGACTGGTTGCATGGTAGTGTTTCAAGTCAATCCCTATCATGCTCTGGTGGTTCGCGGCATATTAGGTGGAGTATCCGCTTTAGTTTATGCCATGTTTGGGGCAGCAGATGTGGCTTTGACTGAAGCTTTAGTGGGAACAATGTTGGCAGTTACTCTTTATGCGGTGGCCGTGCGTTCTTCTCTGGTAATGCGTTTGGGGGTGCTTCAAGATGAATTAGCCAACGGGCAGGACTCTTTGGCCAAACTAATTGAAGAATTTCGGGCAATTTTTCGCCAACATTATATGCGTGTGGAACTCGTCCCTTATCAGGATCCAGAAGACTTACATCGGGCACTGATAGAAAAAGAAATTCATGCCACCTGTGTTCAACGATTAGAAGCCAAAGTAGAAGCCAAAGCAGAGGCAAAAGTAGAAGCCAAAGTAGAAGGAAAACTAGACCCAAAAGCAGATCAAGCAAAAAGTACAAATGCAGCGGAAACACCAGTCTATCAAACCACCATCCGACTGCAACGGCTGTATGAAATCATCCAAACTAAACTGGTTTCACCAACAACACTTTTAACCTATATTAATCCAGCAGAATCAGGGGAAAAACATTAATGAAATGGCTTTATATTGCCGCAGGGATCGCACTTTTTGTCAAAATGCTGTTGATCGACAATCCTTCTCCTAATTGGTCGGAGATTTCTGATTTGTCCATTGTGGAAGTGGTGGTTAAAGATACCGGCGTACCGAATGCGGTTTCTGGGATCATTTTTATGAATCGCCTGTATGACACCATCTTTGAAGTGGTCGTGTTTACGATCGCGATTATGGGTGCTAATTTTCTCCTCGCCAATGAACAACCTTTAGGTCACGTGAATCAATTCACCGATCAACCGTCCATTGTTTTAGCCCGTCTGGGTGCCACCATTTGCGCGTTCGTCGGCATTGAACTGGCCATTCGCGGCCACCTGAGTCCGGGGGGTGGTTTTGCTGCGGGAGTGGCCGGAGGAACGGCGATCGGGTTGATTGCCATTACCTCGTCCCCCGAATTGATGCAAAAAATCTATAAGCGTTGGAAAGCCGCTTTTTGGGAAAAAATTTCGGTTTTGATTTTTATTGTCTTGTCGGTCATTACTTTATCAGGAGTACAACTACCCCACGGAGAATTAGGTGCTTTGGTCAGTGGTGGAGCAATTCCCTTACTCAATATCATCGTCGCCCTCAAAGTGGCGTTGGGGTCTTGGGCTGCGGTCTTGATTTTTGTGCGTTATCGCGGATTATTGTAGCCTCGGTGAAAAATGCCTGGAAATGCCTGGAAAATTATTTCCGCCCAAAACTAGCACTTGATTGCGGCTGATTTCACCAATCTTTAGGGACGGCAGCGGCGGCATCGCTTCATCCAAAGTCGCCGCTAGTTTTGGCTTTGCACAGGCACCGTATGATTTAATCAGGAAGGGGGAAAGTTTTGTGTTTTAAATAATCAATAACAATCAATAACCAGCCGGAGATAAAGTTTTAACATTTCCAATGATTTTAAACAACATTTTTTCTGTGAAGGCGAGCCAAATAATGTCTTAAGCGAGTATTTTCTCCTTATAGTTGAGTCCTATAGCTATCCTAAATAATTTATGAAATATTATGCTTTCCTATCCCATGCATGAGCCGCCCCCGCCTTCGCGGTGGCAGGCGTCGGTTGGGGGTGAGGGCAAATTTTCTCCAATTAAAATAGGCAACGGATGGGGGCAGCGTCCCGGAGGCGATCGCTATTTGAAATTAAAATAGGCAACGGTAGTGAGGCGATCGTGATCGAGGTTAGAAACCGGGTTTCTTGAGTAAACCTCGGTGATCAAGCCAGCATATTGCTAGAAACCCGGTTTCTTGTCCCCTGGGCGATCGCGATCTTCGTTAGAAACCGGGTTTCTTGAGTAAACCTCGGTGATCAAGCCAGCATCTTGCTAGAAACCCGGTTTCTTGTCCCCTGGGCGATCGCGATCTTCGTTAGAAACCGGGTTTCTTGAGTAAACCTCGGTCATCAAGCCAGCATATTGCTAGAAACCCGGTTTCTTGTCCCCTGGGCGATCGCGATCTTCGTTAGAAACCGGGTTTCTTGAGTAAACCTCGGTGATCAAGCCAGCATATTGCTAGAAACCCGGTTTCTTGTCCCCTGGGCGATCGCTATTTGAAATTAAAATAGGCAACGGTAGTGAGGCGATCGCGATCTTCGTTAGAAACCGGGTTTCTTGAGTAAACCTCGGTCATCAAGCCAGCATATTGCTAGAAACCCGGTTTCTTGTCCCCTGGGCGATCGCGGTAAAATAGATATTTCTGTCATCAGCATCAAGCAATGGATTGTCCGATCTGCCAAACAACTAATATTGAAGAAACGCAAAAGGTTTGTCCTACTTGCGGCTACGATATCTCGCCCTATCCTCTCAGTCTAGTCGAAATTCCTCACACCTTGATTTCCAAGGAACAACAGCGCATCGCTTGGGCTAGGGAATTATGGAAACAGTTTCAAGCCCAAATTGCCCAGACCCAAGTTAAAATTGCTCGGACTGACGACGAGTTAGATCAAAGAGTTAAAGAAATTGAGCAGTTACAATTAATCGAAAATCAATCGCAATTCTCAGCCCCATTATCCGAGTCTATTCCCCCTGGTGTGGCGGCAAAGTTTTCTGAGTTAGAACAACGATTAGAAGCGATCGAATCTCAATTACCCGGTTTCTCAGCAAATCCTACATCTCAGCAGTCATCTGTAGGGGCGATATCCCCGTGTTCGCCCTCCGTGACCTCGTGTTCGCCTTTCGTTTCATCCCCCAGTCTGAACCTTGACCTGCCTTTAGAAACATTTTCCTTTGAAGTAGTGCAGGTCAACCCTGAAGGAGAAATCATCAGCCGTCAAAACCACCAAGCCCAATATTTCACCGAAAAACTGGGTAATAGTGGCGTCACCTTGGACATGGTTTATATCCCTGGGGGTGAATTTATCATGGGTTCATACGACAAACCAACATCAAAAAATCGAACAATACCACCACATCGGGTGACAGTACCCTCTTTTTTCATGGGCAAATATCCCGTCACCCAAACCCAGTGGAAAGCATTGATAGGAAATAACTCGTCAAAATTTAAAGGGGCAAATCGTCCGGTAGAACAAGCCCCCTGGCATCAGGCGAGGGAATTTTGCCATAAGTTATCGCAAATGACTGGAAGATACTATCGTTTGCCTTCGGAAGCAGAGTGGGAATATGCTTGTCGGGCTGGAACTACGACCCAGTTTTATTTTGGCGACACGATTACAACGCATTTAGCCAACTATAGCGGAAAAGAAACCACCGATGTCGGCAGTTTTCCTCCGAATGCTTTTGGACTATACGATATGCACGGTAATGTCTGGGAATGGTGCGCTGACTCTCACCATCCTGACTATGAGGGTGGGCCCACTGATGGCAGTGCTTGGATATCAGGGAATCAGAGTTACATGATGCGAGGCGGTGCCTGGAATAGCAATCCGTTATCGTGCGCTTCGGTTTCTCGGTATTGCTTAGGTCCACATTATAGGATA encodes:
- a CDS encoding ferredoxin family protein yields the protein MPHTIVTNTCEGIADCVDACPVACIHEGPGKNSKGTDWYWIDFATCIDCGICLQVCPVDGAIIAEERPESQKTPG
- a CDS encoding 4-Cys prefix domain-containing protein, whose product is MQGQARGHCPYYCLNSQKPQNPVTAKYCQGCGLKLLPH
- a CDS encoding CHAT domain-containing protein, whose product is MLNNRLLSQFLSPAWLEVSNWKFAIANLALVSGIFFAIAPGSLGHTESVVFADIPGKLEETKPIKIAAGHDSHTMEELLDERDFIHAVQTIEQQWLNEYVNYFQKELPEISLNADEIADTLAVRGEQTGQIPALIYLLPTANQLEILLVLPNLQVIRQSIPEAQKELLVNTANQLRSEITNPIRRNSRTYLASAQQLYQWIIAPVELELQAQGINTLVFCVGAGLRTLPWAVLHDGQQFLVEKYSLGLIPAFNLTETVYEDIKDSPVMAMGASEFADLSPLPAVPLELQQISQNLWFGEYFLNEEFTIANLRSQHQSNQFPIIHLATHAEFLPGDPSNSYIKFWQDKLTLDQMAELQLNQPPVELLVLSACQTAIGDEDVELGFAGLAVNSGVKSALASLWYVSDIGTLALMTEFYQSLQTAPIKAEALRAAQIAMLQGKVYIENGELRGTNSRIVLPPELKNLRPEHLSHPYFWSAFIMVGNPW
- a CDS encoding HAMP domain-containing histidine kinase, encoding MQLGADRIRQVVLSLRTFSQVDQSQKKAFDIQEGIDSTLLLLQNRLQAKAGRPGIKAIKEYGDFPPIECYAGQVNQVFINLLHNSIDALEQKYRKNPDKTTLYDSIIRV
- a CDS encoding histidine kinase dimerization/phospho-acceptor domain-containing protein, which encodes MPHPTSESTISTEVNISFAQGYRNYLIVGQKYHQGQKAVFVGLDISDRKLMEAELRHSEEQTRQQAIELEKTLEELHRTQTQLIYTEKMFSLEQVVAGLAHEMNNSISFIYGNIGYARQYFEDIIELVKIYQKKTSLSDPDLQEMLE
- a CDS encoding NADH-quinone oxidoreductase subunit K, translating into MIVLEAFTFATVMCGFFGIILKKNLMMKIVSMDVMSTGVIGYYVLMASRDGLVTPIIGNAKNNGTYADPVLQAVILTGIVIGFSIQALMLVGVMKLAKNNPTLESNEIERNNTP
- a CDS encoding cation:proton antiporter; translation: MTTIALASFALPLFMGFSIYLLPKFDRYLALGVAIFSSAYGFYLLLTKLSLAPQLLDNFGVTLLVDELSGYFILTNGLVTAAVVCYCWQQNKSAFFYSQAIVLHGSVNATFICNDFISLYVALEVIGIASCLLVAYARTDRSIWVALRYLFIGNTAMLFYLVGVALVYQAHHSFAFTGLRGSPPEAIALILMAILAKAGVFILGLWLPLTHSEAESPVSALLSAVVVKAGVYPLVRFALMMPEIDPLIRIFGVGSAILGVIYALFEKDTKRTLAFSTISQLGFILAAPFASGFYVLSHGLVKSSLFLIAGKLPSRKFSELQNQGISPALWVPLAIAGLSISGFPLLAGFGAKVVAMKNLLPWQEIPMNVAAVGTAIYFAKFIFLPHQRQLVTDTGPIAPQLLHKAEDPKAGNLKSKQESEIPLGFWFAMLILIGGLILGNGFEYKAYTLANMGKSLVTVGIGWAAYLILFKRVALKLPRTLEQLEHLAGVMSLMLIALFWMVLGVVMP
- a CDS encoding Na+/H+ antiporter subunit E codes for the protein MIGYLDIILRLTIWFLLTADLSSANIIIGVALALLLPRTHLHPAPLGDWLRALGETLRAIPQAYMEAFEMILRPHKYEDMTMEQVKPNRTPGLIFLDIFLITFTPKTIVLKYHQNGWYEVHWVRRRPK
- a CDS encoding monovalent cation/H(+) antiporter subunit G; this translates as MLDLISYGLIGLGVFFWFWGTFPLIGDRSVLFKLHSLSIADTLGSMAIVVGLLLKIPSEWPLLLLALISLAIWNTVLGYVLAYCSSDNHPAPTTGEDDRG
- a CDS encoding DUF4040 domain-containing protein, coding for MEHETYIYLITALMPLTGCMVVFQVNPYHALVVRGILGGVSALVYAMFGAADVALTEALVGTMLAVTLYAVAVRSSLVMRLGVLQDELANGQDSLAKLIEEFRAIFRQHYMRVELVPYQDPEDLHRALIEKEIHATCVQRLEAKVEAKAEAKVEAKVEGKLDPKADQAKSTNAAETPVYQTTIRLQRLYEIIQTKLVSPTTLLTYINPAESGEKH
- a CDS encoding Na(+)/H(+) antiporter subunit B; translation: MKWLYIAAGIALFVKMLLIDNPSPNWSEISDLSIVEVVVKDTGVPNAVSGIIFMNRLYDTIFEVVVFTIAIMGANFLLANEQPLGHVNQFTDQPSIVLARLGATICAFVGIELAIRGHLSPGGGFAAGVAGGTAIGLIAITSSPELMQKIYKRWKAAFWEKISVLIFIVLSVITLSGVQLPHGELGALVSGGAIPLLNIIVALKVALGSWAAVLIFVRYRGLL
- a CDS encoding SUMF1/EgtB/PvdO family nonheme iron enzyme yields the protein MDCPICQTTNIEETQKVCPTCGYDISPYPLSLVEIPHTLISKEQQRIAWARELWKQFQAQIAQTQVKIARTDDELDQRVKEIEQLQLIENQSQFSAPLSESIPPGVAAKFSELEQRLEAIESQLPGFSANPTSQQSSVGAISPCSPSVTSCSPFVSSPSLNLDLPLETFSFEVVQVNPEGEIISRQNHQAQYFTEKLGNSGVTLDMVYIPGGEFIMGSYDKPTSKNRTIPPHRVTVPSFFMGKYPVTQTQWKALIGNNSSKFKGANRPVEQAPWHQAREFCHKLSQMTGRYYRLPSEAEWEYACRAGTTTQFYFGDTITTHLANYSGKETTDVGSFPPNAFGLYDMHGNVWEWCADSHHPDYEGGPTDGSAWISGNQSYMMRGGAWNSNPLSCASVSRYCLGPHYRIDFQEYGFRVVFSCASVSWS